In Delphinus delphis chromosome 11, mDelDel1.2, whole genome shotgun sequence, one genomic interval encodes:
- the FRS2 gene encoding fibroblast growth factor receptor substrate 2, which produces MGSCCSCPDKDTVPDNHRNKFKVINVDDDGNELGSGIMELTDTELILYTRKRDSVKWHYLCLRRYGYDSNLFSFESGRRCQTGQGIFAFKCARAEELFNMLQEIMQNNSINVVEEPVVERNNHQTELEVPRTPRTPTTPGFAAQNLPNGYPRYPSFGDASSHPSSRHPSVGSARLPSVGEESTHPLLVAEEQVHTYVNTTGVQEERKNRASVHVPLEARVSNAESNTPKEEPSNIEDRDPQILLEPEGVKFVLGPTPVQKQLMEKEKLEQLGRDQVSGSGANNTEWDTGYDSDERRDAPSVNKLVYENLNGLSLPSASGLRRGRLPSTSTSDTQNINNSAQRRTALLNYENLPSLPPVWEARKLSRDEDDNLGPKTPSLNGYHNNLDPMHNYVNTENVTVPASAHKIEYSRRRDCTPTVFNFDIRRPSLEHRQLNYIQVDLEGGSDSDNPQTPKTPTTPLPQTPTRRTELYAVIDIERTAAMSNLQKALPRDDGTSRKTRHNSTDLPM; this is translated from the exons ATGGGTAGCTGTTGTAGCTGTCCAGATAAAGACACTGTCCCAGATAACCATCGGAACAAGTTTAAG gtcATTAATGTGGATGATGATGGGAATGAGTTAGGTTCTGGCATAATGGAACTTACAGACACGGAACTGATTTTATACACTCGCAAACGTGACTCGGTAAAATGGCACTACCTCTGCCTCCGACGCTATGGCTATGATTCgaatctcttttcttttgaaagtggTCGAAGGTGTCAAACTGGACAAG GAATCTTTGCCTTTAAGTGTGCTCGTGCAGAAGAATTATTTAATATGTTGCAAGAGATTATGCAGAATAATAGTATAAATGTAGTGGAGGAGCCAGTTGTTGAAAGGAATAATCATCAGACAGAATTGGAAGTCCCCAGAACACCTCGAACACCTACAA ctCCAGGGTTTGCTGCTCAGAACTTACCTAATGGATATCCCCGATACCCCTCATTTGGAGACGCTTCATCCCATCCTTCAAGCAGACATCCTTCTGTGGGAAGTGCACGCCTGCCTTCAGTAGGTGAAGAGTCTACACATCCCTTGCTTGTGGCTGAGGAACAA gtACATACCTATGTCAACACTACAGGTGTACAAGAAGAACGGAAAAACCGTGCAAGTGTGCATGTCCCATTGGAGGCGAGGGTTTCTAATGCTGAAAGCAACACACCAAAAGAAGAACCAAGTAATATTGAGGACAGGGACCCTCAGATTCTTCTTGAACCTGAAGGAGTCAAGTTTGTCTTAGGACCAACCCCAGTTCAAAAGCAATtaatggaaaaagagaaactgGAACAACTTGGAAGAGATCAAGTCAGTGGAAGTGGTGCGAATAACACGGAATGGGACACTGGCTATGACAGTGATGAACGAAGAGACGCGCCCTCTGTTAACAAACTGGTGTATGAAAATCTAAATGGGCTATCTCTCCCCAGTGCGTCAGGGCTCAGGAGAGGTCGTCTGCCGTCCACCAGTACCTCAGATACCCAGAATATCAACAACTCAGCTCAGAGAAGAACTGCATTGTTAAACTACGAAAATCTACCATCTTTGCCTCCTGTTTGGGAAGCCCGCAAGCTAAGTAGGGATGAAGATGACAATTTAGGACCAAAGACCCCATCTCTAAATGGCTACCATAATAATCTTGATCCAATGCATAACTATGTAAATACAGAGAATGTAACAGTGCCGGCAAGTGCTCACAAAATAGAATATTCAAGGCGTCGGGACTGTACACCGACAGTCTTTAACTTTGATATCAGACGCCCAAGTTTAGAACACAGGCAGCTCAATTACATACAGGTTGACTTGGAAGGTGGCAGTGACTCTGACAACCCTCAGACTCCAAAAACGCCTACCACTCCCCTTCCACAGACCCCTACCAGACGCACAGAGCTGTATGCTGTGATAGACATCGAGAGAACTGCTGCTATGTCAAATCTGCAGAAAGCACTGCCACGAGACGATGGTACATCTAGGAAAACTAGACACAATAGTACTGATCTGCCCATGTGA
- the CCT2 gene encoding T-complex protein 1 subunit beta, translated as MASLSLAPVNIFKAGADEERAETARLSSFVGAIAIGDLVKSTLGPKGMDKILLSSGRDASLMVTNDGATILKNIGVDNPAAKVLVDMSRVQDDEVGDGTTSVTVLAAELLREAESLIAKKIHPQTIIAGWREATKAARQALLNSAVDHGSDEVKFRQDLMNIAGTTLSSKLLTHHKDHFTKLAVEAVLRLKGSGNLEAIHVIKKLGGSMVDSYLDEGFLLDKKIGVNQPKRIENAKILIANTGMDTDKIKIFGSRVRVDSTAKVAEIEHAEKEKMKEKVERILKHGINCFINRQLIYNYPEQLFGAAGVMAIEHADFAGVERLALVTGGEIASTFDHPELVKLGSCKLIEEVMIGEDKLIHFSGVALGEACTIVLRGATQQILDEAERSLHDALCVLAQTVKDSRTVYGGGCSEMLMAHAVTQLASRTPGKEAVAMESYAKALRMLPTIIADNAGYDSADLVAQLRAAHSEGNTTAGLDMKEGTIGDMAMLGITESFQVKRQVLLSAAEAAEVILRVDNIIKAAPRKRVPDHLPC; from the exons ATG gcGTCCCTTTCCCTTGCACCTGTTAATATCTTCAAGGCTGGAGCTGATGAAGAGAGAGCAGAGACAGCTCGTCTG TCTTCTTTTGTTGGTGCCATTGCTATTGGAGACTTGGTAAAGAGCACGTTGGGACCCAAGGGCATG GACAAAATTCTGTTAAGCAGTGGACGAGATGCTTCTCTTATGGTAACCAATGATGGtgcaactattttaaaaaacattggtGTGGACAATCCAGCTGCTAAAGTTTTAGTTG ataTGTCAAGGGTTCAAGATGATGAAGTTGGTGATGGCACTACCTCTGTTACTGTTTTAGCAGCAGAATTACTAAGG GAAGCAGAATCTTTAATTGCAAAAAAGATTCATCCACAGACCATTATTGCGGGTTGGAGAGAAGCCACAAAGGCGGCAAGACAGGCTCTGTTGAATTCTGCAGTCGATCATGG ttCTGACGAAGTTAAATTCCGTCAAGATTTAATGAACATTGCAGGAACAACATTATCCTCAAAACTTCTTACTCATCACAAAGACCACTTTACTAAGTTAGCTGTGGAAGCCGTTCTCAGACTGAAAGGCTCTGGTAATCTGGAGGCAATTCATGTCATCAAGAAGCTAGGAGGAAGTATGGTAGATTCCTATTTAGATGAAG GCTTTCTGTTGGATAAAAAAATTGGAGTAAATCAACCAAAGCGAATTGAAAATGCTAAAATTCTTATTGCAAATACTGGTATGGATACAGACAAAATTAAG ATATTTGGTTCCCGGGTAAGAGTTGATTCTACAGCAAAAGTTGCCGAAATAGAacatgcagaaaaggaaaaaatgaaggagaaagttGAACGTATTCTTAAGCATGGGATAAATTGCTTTATTAACAG gcaattaatttataattatccTGAACAGCTCTTTGGTGCTGCTGGTGTTATGGCTATTGAGCATGCAGATTTTGCAGGTGTGGAACGCCTCGCTCTTGTCACAG GTGGTGAAATTGCATCTACCTTTGACCACCCAGAACTAGTGAAGCTTGGAAGTTGCAAACTTATTGAGGAAGTCATGATTGGAGAAGacaaactgattcacttttctgggGTAGCCCTTG gtGAGGCTTGCACCATTGTTCTGCGTGGTGCCACTCAACAAATTTTAGATGAAGCAGAAAGATCTCTGCATGATGCTCTTTGTGTTCTTGCCCAAACTGTGAAAGATTCTAGAACAGTTTATGGAGGAG GCTGTTCTGAGATGCTGATGGCTCATGCTGTGACACAGCTTGCAAGTAGAACACCAGGCAAAGAAGCCGTTGCAATGGAGTCTTATGCTAAAGCACTGAGAATG TTGCCAACTATCATAGCTGACAATGCAGGCTATGACAGTGCAGATCTGGTGGCACAGCTTCGAGCAGCCCATAGTGAAGGCAATACAACTGCTGGACTGG ATATGAAGGAAGGTACCATTGGAGATATGGCAATGCTGGGTATAACAGAAAGTTTCCAAGTGAAGCGACAAGTTCTTTTAAGTGCAGCTGAAGCAGCAGAGGTGATTCTACGTGTGGACAACATCATCAAGGCAGCACCAAG